One genomic window of Hemiscyllium ocellatum isolate sHemOce1 chromosome 25, sHemOce1.pat.X.cur, whole genome shotgun sequence includes the following:
- the LOC132827864 gene encoding serine/threonine-protein kinase SBK1-like yields the protein MNSSLMTRGANDVLEELQLLTAQNLERLEVNKYYEVIRELGKGTYGKVDLVIHKVRGTKMALKFLRKKTTKLKSFLREYSISLYLSASPFIIDMFGIAFETDEYYVFAQEYATAGDLFDIIPPQVGLPEQIAKRCVHQVALALDYLHSRKLVHRDIKPENILIFDKECRKVKLSDFGMTRRAGTPVKRVSGTIPYTAPELCDASKHEGFSVEYSIDVWAFGVLLFCMLTGNFPWEKALLSDSFYDEFVRWQKRRGANVPSQWRRFTDDALRMFRKLLPVEPERRCSVKEIFRYLSYRWMLDTDCSNNIADVSSSSEEDLVARMKQQSLSPVCTVAKSGVSMETPSSRFSSMTTSSSLSSNSSYERATRESSNTRILVATPIEICV from the exons ATGAATTCTTCACTGATGACCCGAGGAGCCAATGATGTTCTGGAGGAACTCCAGCTGCTCACAGCTCAGAACCTAGAGAGGTTGGAGGTGAATAAATACTACGAGGTGATTAGAGAGCTGGGGAAAGGCACCTATGGCAAGGTTGACCTGGTTATCCATAAGGTCAGAG GTACCAAAATGGCCTTGAAATTCCTGAGGAAGAAGACCACCAAACTGAAGAGCTTCCTCAGAGAGTACAGCATCTCCCTGTACCTCTCAGCCTCACCTTTCATCATTGATATGTTTGGGATCGCTTTTGAAACAGATGAATATTATGTGTTTGCCCAGGAATACGCAACTGCGGGAGACCTGTTTGATATCATTCCACCACAG GTTGGCCTTCCTGAACAGATTGCCAAGCGCTGTGTGCACCAAGTTGCCTTAGCACTGGACTATCTGCACAGCAGGAAGCTGGTACACCGCGATATCAAACCAGAGAACATCCTCATCTTTGATAAGGAGTGCCGCAAAGTTAAACTGTCTGACTTTGGGATGACTCGTCGGGCTGGCACTCCTGTCAAACGGGTGAGTGGCACCATCCCTTACACCGCCCCGGAGCTCTGTGATGCCTCCAAACATGAGGGCTTCTCAGTGGAATACAGCATTGATGTCTGGGCTTTTGGGGTCCTACTCTTCTGCATGCTGACAGGAAACTTCCCCTGGGAGAAAGCCCTCCTCTCAGACTCTTTCTATGACGAGTTTGTGAGATGGCAGAAGCGTCGAGGTGCCAATGTGCCATCCCAATGGAGGCGATTCACTGACGACGCTCTCCGCATGTTCCGGAAACTACTGCCTGTTGAACCGGAGAGGAGGTGCTCTGTCAAGGAGATCTTCAGATACCTGAGCTACCGATGGATGCTGGACACAGATTGTAGCAATAACATTGCTGATGTGAGCTCTTCCTCTGAAGAAGATCTGGTGGCCAGGATGAAGCAACAGAGCTTATCCCCTGTCTGCACCGTTGCCAAGAGCGGCGTTTCCATGGAAACACCATCCTCACGTTTCTCCTCCATGACAACATCAAGCTCCCTCTCATCCAACAGCAGCTATGAGCGAGCAACAAGGGAGAGCAGCAACACCAGAATTCTGGTTGCCACGCCAATTGAAATCTGCGTTTAG